A section of the Marinoscillum sp. 108 genome encodes:
- a CDS encoding acyl-CoA desaturase: MSTASSEPRVLNKPKIKKEISFTLMHFIPFAALLTGVTLFDWMICIFLYFFRMFWITGGYHRYFAHRSYKTSRWFQFVIAFMAQTSAQKGALWWAGHHRVHHRTSDTYDDPHSMKHYGFWYSHVGWIIGPDYKETDYKIIGDYAKYPELVWLNKYYLVPPVVLALTVMALGGIVNGGGIEMMFTSAGFSTLFIGFFLSTVVLYHGTFSINSIMHKFGKQRYKSNDESKNSLWLALLTMGEGWHNNHHYYETAARQGFFWWEIDITYYILRIFGFLGLIWDIREVPDHIKYSKDKEEAKELAKKAKAA; the protein is encoded by the coding sequence ATGTCAACAGCATCAAGCGAACCAAGAGTTTTAAATAAGCCAAAGATCAAAAAGGAGATCAGCTTTACGCTTATGCATTTTATTCCGTTTGCAGCACTCCTTACCGGTGTTACACTTTTTGACTGGATGATTTGCATCTTCTTGTATTTTTTCAGAATGTTCTGGATCACAGGTGGTTACCATCGGTATTTCGCTCACAGATCTTATAAAACATCGCGTTGGTTTCAGTTTGTGATCGCCTTTATGGCGCAGACCTCCGCTCAGAAGGGCGCTCTTTGGTGGGCCGGGCATCATCGGGTACACCACCGAACCAGCGACACCTACGACGATCCTCATTCCATGAAGCACTATGGTTTCTGGTACTCGCATGTAGGTTGGATCATCGGACCAGATTACAAGGAAACGGATTACAAAATCATTGGTGATTATGCCAAATACCCCGAACTAGTGTGGCTCAATAAGTATTATCTGGTGCCTCCTGTGGTGCTTGCCCTGACAGTGATGGCCCTAGGGGGGATAGTCAATGGCGGCGGCATTGAGATGATGTTTACCTCTGCAGGATTTTCCACCTTGTTTATCGGATTTTTTCTAAGTACTGTGGTTCTTTATCACGGCACATTCAGTATCAACTCTATCATGCACAAGTTTGGCAAGCAGCGATACAAGTCCAATGACGAGTCGAAAAACAGCTTGTGGCTGGCCCTCCTGACCATGGGCGAAGGCTGGCACAACAATCATCACTACTATGAAACAGCAGCTCGCCAGGGCTTTTTCTGGTGGGAAATCGATATCACCTACTATATCCTGCGAATTTTCGGTTTTCTGGGATTGATTTGGGACATCAGAGAGGTGCCTGATCACATCAAATACTCGAAAGACAAGGAAGAAGCCAAAGAACTGGCTAAGAAAGCAAAGGCAGCCTGA
- a CDS encoding dihydrolipoamide acetyltransferase family protein produces the protein MALVEMVMPKMGESVMEGTVLSWLKSVGDPIEEDESILEVATDKVDTEIPSTHAGVLKEILAQEGDVIEVGKPIALIETEAGAANTPTASAPSEETPIVKEAEKIMESAMATASAADIPAKSGDKFYSPLVRSIAKEEGISLSELERVNGTGKDGRITKQDILSYVSTKQAGKAPAPNTNGQSKPSVSRPAPQPMPVTVSGEDEIIQMDRMRKMIADRMLASKQIAPHVTSFVEADVTDMVFWRNRMKNIFKERDGQTLTFTPIIIEAIVKAIKDYPMINIQVDGDKIIKKKNVNIGMAVALPSGNLIVPVIHNADQLNLVGITKKVNDLARRARENQLKPDDLQGGTYTVSNVGSFGNVMGTPIIMQPQVGILALGAIQKKPAVIETPQGDFIGIRHKMFLSHSYDHRVVDGALGGMFVRRVADYLEGFDKDRTI, from the coding sequence ATGGCGCTAGTAGAAATGGTTATGCCCAAGATGGGCGAAAGTGTAATGGAAGGCACCGTCCTGTCCTGGCTCAAAAGTGTAGGTGACCCCATCGAAGAGGATGAGTCTATACTGGAGGTGGCTACTGACAAGGTAGATACCGAGATTCCATCTACCCACGCGGGGGTACTAAAGGAAATTCTTGCACAGGAAGGAGACGTGATAGAAGTGGGCAAACCAATAGCCCTGATAGAAACAGAAGCAGGTGCTGCCAATACCCCTACGGCCTCAGCTCCTTCTGAAGAGACACCTATTGTCAAGGAAGCAGAAAAAATCATGGAGTCTGCCATGGCTACCGCCTCCGCAGCAGATATACCCGCAAAATCCGGCGACAAATTTTATTCCCCACTGGTAAGAAGCATCGCTAAAGAAGAGGGTATCTCTCTGAGTGAACTAGAGCGTGTGAATGGTACTGGCAAAGATGGTCGAATCACCAAACAGGACATCCTATCTTATGTCTCCACCAAACAAGCTGGTAAAGCCCCCGCCCCCAACACAAATGGTCAGAGTAAACCGAGTGTTTCCCGACCGGCCCCTCAGCCCATGCCTGTGACGGTTAGTGGCGAGGATGAAATCATTCAGATGGATCGCATGCGCAAAATGATTGCAGATCGTATGCTGGCTTCCAAACAGATAGCCCCACACGTTACTTCATTTGTGGAAGCCGATGTGACCGATATGGTCTTTTGGAGAAACAGGATGAAGAATATCTTCAAAGAGCGTGATGGACAGACCCTTACCTTTACTCCTATTATCATTGAAGCCATCGTAAAAGCCATCAAGGACTATCCGATGATCAACATACAGGTGGATGGTGATAAGATCATTAAAAAGAAAAATGTAAACATAGGAATGGCCGTGGCTCTGCCATCTGGTAACCTTATTGTGCCGGTCATCCACAATGCCGACCAACTCAACCTGGTGGGCATCACCAAGAAAGTGAATGACCTGGCCCGAAGAGCCAGAGAAAATCAACTAAAACCTGATGACCTGCAGGGCGGTACTTACACGGTATCCAATGTGGGCTCCTTCGGTAATGTGATGGGTACCCCCATTATCATGCAGCCGCAGGTGGGTATATTAGCACTAGGTGCCATTCAGAAAAAACCTGCAGTTATAGAAACTCCTCAGGGAGATTTCATCGGCATCCGACATAAAATGTTCCTGTCTCACAGCTACGATCACCGGGTGGTAGATGGTGCACTCGGGGGCATGTTTGTTCGAAGGGTAGCTGATTACCTTGAGGGGTTTGATAAGGATAGGACTATTTAA
- a CDS encoding competence/damage-inducible protein A has protein sequence MSKYAEIISIGDEILYGQTLDTNSHWISGRLDEIGIKVRRKITIGDEREEILNTLKESTERADIILITGGLGPTRDDLTKPLLAEYFGVGLKMNDEAFEHIRTIFEKRGREVTELNRMQAELPENCIKIDNKLGTAPGMWFEENETVYVSMPGVPYEMEGMMNDIILPKLKEKFTGGVIYHKIVKTVGIGESALAEKITDWEDHLPKSIKLAYLPTFGQVKLRLTALGDDRAHLEKEVGKEVEKLIPQIASYVYGYDNDELEKVVGDILLKHNKSIAFAESCTGGYISHLMTKVPGSSQYYKGSIVSYDYDVKVNSLDVDRKVMEEKGAVSEEVVLQMARSVRSKLGADVGISVSGIAGPDGGTEEKPVGTVWIGYSDEQKTVAKKFNFSKDRNVNIKLSALCALNMFRINFLGN, from the coding sequence ATGTCAAAATATGCAGAAATCATCTCAATCGGTGATGAAATCCTCTACGGCCAGACGTTAGATACCAATTCACACTGGATCAGCGGGCGCCTGGATGAAATCGGCATTAAAGTAAGAAGGAAAATCACCATCGGTGACGAACGCGAAGAAATTCTCAACACGCTGAAAGAATCAACAGAAAGGGCTGACATCATTTTGATCACAGGTGGTCTGGGGCCAACACGGGATGATCTCACCAAACCCCTGCTGGCAGAGTACTTCGGAGTAGGTCTCAAGATGAATGATGAAGCTTTCGAGCATATACGGACTATTTTCGAAAAAAGAGGCCGGGAAGTCACAGAACTCAATAGAATGCAAGCTGAGTTGCCTGAAAATTGCATCAAAATAGACAATAAACTTGGCACAGCCCCGGGCATGTGGTTTGAAGAGAATGAGACGGTCTATGTCTCCATGCCAGGTGTCCCTTATGAAATGGAAGGGATGATGAACGATATCATCTTACCCAAACTCAAAGAAAAATTTACAGGTGGGGTCATTTATCACAAAATTGTGAAGACCGTGGGGATCGGTGAATCAGCTCTGGCTGAGAAAATCACAGATTGGGAAGATCACCTACCCAAAAGTATCAAACTGGCTTATCTACCTACTTTTGGACAAGTAAAACTGAGACTGACGGCTCTTGGTGATGACAGGGCTCACCTTGAAAAAGAGGTGGGCAAAGAAGTTGAAAAATTGATCCCTCAGATTGCTTCATACGTTTACGGGTATGACAATGATGAACTTGAAAAGGTGGTGGGCGATATTCTACTGAAACACAATAAGAGTATTGCATTTGCAGAAAGCTGTACGGGAGGCTATATCTCCCATCTGATGACCAAAGTACCCGGCAGCTCTCAATATTATAAAGGCAGCATTGTTTCGTATGACTATGATGTGAAAGTGAATTCACTGGATGTAGATCGAAAGGTAATGGAGGAAAAAGGTGCGGTGAGTGAGGAAGTCGTTTTGCAGATGGCCAGAAGTGTGAGATCAAAGCTGGGAGCCGACGTTGGAATCTCCGTAAGTGGCATCGCAGGACCCGATGGAGGCACCGAAGAAAAACCTGTAGGAACGGTCTGGATAGGATACTCTGACGAGCAAAAAACGGTCGCTAAAAAATTTAATTTCTCCAAGGACCGAAACGTCAATATAAAATTAAGTGCCTTATGTGCCCTAAATATGTTCAGAATTAACTTTCTGGGGAATTAA
- a CDS encoding DUF4197 domain-containing protein: protein MRLVCLYIVFIFLAGCTVQQIQQTLGDYLETDELTTEQVTAGLKEALVKGVTTGTSKASSLNGYFGNPKIKIPFPPDVQRVEDKLRSIGLGGEVDKFVETLNRGAEEAAKEAKPIFVEAIKGMTVQDAWGILKGTDNEATQYLKAKTSAQLTAKFQPVIKQALDKTSATKYYGDIISTYNKIPFVDKVNPDLESYATSLALEGLFTLVAEEEREIRANPRARTTELLKKVFAQQD, encoded by the coding sequence ATGAGACTTGTTTGTTTATACATCGTATTTATTTTTCTGGCGGGATGTACCGTCCAGCAGATCCAGCAGACACTGGGGGATTATTTGGAGACAGACGAGCTGACTACAGAGCAGGTGACAGCAGGTCTGAAGGAAGCCTTGGTAAAAGGAGTAACCACCGGCACGAGCAAAGCTTCCAGTCTCAATGGCTATTTTGGCAACCCCAAAATAAAAATTCCCTTTCCTCCTGATGTGCAGCGAGTGGAGGATAAGTTGAGGAGTATTGGGCTCGGCGGTGAGGTTGATAAATTTGTGGAGACACTAAATAGGGGCGCAGAAGAAGCGGCTAAAGAAGCCAAGCCCATTTTTGTGGAAGCGATAAAAGGGATGACCGTGCAGGATGCCTGGGGCATTTTGAAAGGAACAGACAATGAAGCTACACAATACCTAAAGGCCAAAACATCCGCCCAGTTAACCGCTAAGTTCCAACCTGTCATTAAGCAAGCTTTGGACAAAACCAGCGCAACTAAGTATTATGGTGATATCATCAGTACTTATAACAAAATACCATTTGTGGATAAAGTAAACCCGGATCTGGAATCATATGCCACTTCTTTGGCATTGGAAGGTCTGTTTACCCTGGTGGCCGAAGAGGAAAGAGAGATTCGGGCAAATCCGCGAGCCAGAACTACGGAGCTCCTGAAAAAAGTTTTTGCTCAACAAGATTAA
- a CDS encoding EF-hand domain-containing protein — protein sequence MLTPLQKKKLLHYFNVLDFDKSGTLEKADFLNIGENLSILWGFKEGTPEYEASIDRCRGTWAGFRNFIGKSDESHATIEEWIQFADQIVVNGDEELYEKHVNKVMREIFNLFDLDGDGYISLNEYIDLFMAYRIEIRYSARAFTKLDLNQDDLISRDELLSGIKEFFRSDDREAAGNWLFGFWETYLKED from the coding sequence ATGCTCACCCCCCTGCAGAAAAAGAAATTGCTGCACTATTTCAACGTGTTGGACTTTGATAAAAGTGGCACACTCGAAAAGGCAGATTTTCTCAATATTGGAGAAAACCTCAGTATCCTATGGGGTTTCAAGGAAGGTACTCCGGAATATGAGGCGAGTATTGATCGGTGCCGGGGTACCTGGGCTGGATTTCGCAATTTCATTGGAAAGTCTGATGAGAGCCATGCCACCATTGAAGAATGGATTCAGTTTGCGGATCAGATAGTGGTGAATGGTGACGAAGAACTCTACGAAAAGCATGTCAATAAGGTGATGCGTGAGATTTTCAATCTTTTTGATCTGGATGGAGATGGCTACATTTCTCTGAACGAATACATCGATCTTTTTATGGCCTACCGGATTGAGATTCGCTATTCGGCCAGAGCCTTCACTAAACTTGACCTCAATCAGGATGATCTGATCAGCAGAGATGAATTACTCAGTGGGATCAAGGAGTTTTTTAGAAGCGATGACAGGGAAGCTGCAGGAAACTGGCTCTTTGGTTTTTGGGAAACCTATCTCAAGGAAGATTAA
- a CDS encoding MBL fold metallo-hydrolase translates to MLFWIFPALMVFVIFALSLGKVISAPGHSGPQTKHFNGKKFLNTSGSQAKGVTEALKWIARRDQGPWAKNYETEVGPKPSNSSESLLITFVNHSTFLIQWNHLNILTDPIWSERCSPFSFVGPQRMRPPGIDFEELPHIDAVLISHNHYDHLDIPTIRQIEAKWSPVFIVPLGVKAYLDQLGIQNTIELDWWNETNMGITIRSLPAQHFSGRGMFDRDRTLWAGYLLEHGGKKVYFAGDSGYGDLFKEIGKKVGPVDVSLIPIGAYLPKWFMSPIHISPAEAVKVHQDVKSAVSVGMHFGTFPLADEGQGKAEEDLILALEAAGVKQGAFIIPEEGKAMRF, encoded by the coding sequence ATGCTCTTTTGGATCTTCCCTGCCCTCATGGTCTTCGTCATCTTTGCCTTGAGTCTTGGCAAAGTCATAAGCGCTCCTGGTCACTCAGGTCCTCAAACCAAACACTTCAATGGTAAGAAATTTTTAAACACCTCAGGGTCACAAGCCAAAGGCGTTACAGAAGCCCTCAAATGGATCGCTCGCAGAGATCAGGGTCCATGGGCCAAAAACTATGAAACTGAAGTAGGACCAAAGCCATCCAATTCCTCAGAAAGCTTGCTGATTACGTTTGTCAACCACAGTACCTTTTTGATACAATGGAACCACCTGAATATCCTCACTGACCCCATCTGGAGTGAGCGGTGCAGCCCGTTTTCCTTTGTGGGGCCCCAGCGTATGCGCCCTCCCGGTATTGACTTTGAGGAGTTACCCCATATAGATGCCGTTCTGATCAGTCACAATCACTATGATCACCTCGACATTCCTACCATTAGACAAATTGAAGCGAAATGGTCCCCCGTATTCATTGTTCCACTTGGGGTAAAGGCCTATTTGGATCAGTTGGGAATACAAAATACGATAGAGCTTGATTGGTGGAATGAAACCAACATGGGTATCACCATACGCTCCTTACCGGCACAGCATTTTAGTGGACGAGGTATGTTCGATCGTGACCGAACACTTTGGGCCGGGTATCTGCTGGAGCACGGTGGTAAAAAAGTCTACTTTGCGGGAGATTCGGGATATGGTGACCTCTTTAAGGAAATTGGAAAAAAAGTGGGTCCGGTGGATGTATCTCTGATACCTATAGGTGCTTACCTCCCTAAATGGTTTATGTCACCGATACACATTTCTCCTGCAGAAGCTGTAAAAGTGCATCAGGATGTGAAATCGGCAGTGAGCGTCGGAATGCACTTTGGTACCTTCCCGCTTGCCGACGAAGGGCAAGGAAAAGCCGAAGAAGACCTGATCCTTGCACTAGAAGCGGCTGGAGTCAAACAGGGAGCTTTCATCATCCCAGAAGAGGGCAAAGCAATGCGCTTTTAA
- a CDS encoding T9SS type A sorting domain-containing protein — protein sequence MFNTAFAQTSVADGPWGNGATWGGSSPGFTGLNNPIINSYVTVGSDAANQSLTFANSNGRTLTVNDTLIVFGDVTFNITKNNAAVTIGAGKVLIIFGDLEMGKNNAGVDVGTGGVLVVTGNITADGNNGVITGPGSVFTSGTSNMTGNNSGESGDLTALQNSTQFEEVAKYVNGDKDVPLPVKLLYFRAEVSSFVTLRWATASEIDNDYFSVERSENGIDFYQIATLMGNGTYDGLLEYEFIDEKPQSVVEYYRLKQVDFDGVSETFQPIRVETSSVMPKHKISLYPSVVENGQLNIVSDQSLYIHDLSVYSMKGGDMISVGNSQRSTDNAYSLAVDQLASGLYVLKVQTTEGETFTSRFVVK from the coding sequence ATGTTCAACACCGCGTTTGCCCAAACCAGTGTGGCAGACGGTCCATGGGGAAATGGAGCTACCTGGGGTGGGTCTTCCCCGGGGTTTACAGGCCTAAATAATCCTATTATTAACTCATACGTGACCGTGGGGTCCGATGCTGCTAATCAGAGTTTGACTTTCGCCAATTCCAATGGGAGAACGCTGACTGTGAATGATACTCTGATCGTGTTCGGAGATGTTACTTTCAATATAACCAAAAACAATGCTGCTGTGACTATCGGGGCAGGAAAGGTTCTGATCATTTTTGGAGACCTGGAAATGGGTAAGAACAATGCAGGGGTAGATGTTGGTACAGGGGGTGTTTTGGTCGTTACCGGAAACATCACAGCGGATGGTAACAATGGAGTAATCACTGGACCTGGTAGTGTATTCACTTCTGGAACCAGTAATATGACCGGAAATAACTCAGGTGAGAGTGGAGACCTCACTGCGCTTCAAAATAGCACTCAGTTTGAAGAAGTGGCTAAATATGTGAATGGAGACAAAGACGTGCCTCTTCCTGTAAAGTTGCTGTACTTCAGAGCAGAAGTTTCTTCATTTGTAACCCTGCGTTGGGCTACGGCTTCCGAAATTGACAATGATTATTTTTCTGTTGAGCGATCAGAAAATGGCATCGATTTTTACCAAATAGCTACTCTCATGGGAAATGGTACTTATGATGGGCTATTGGAATATGAATTCATTGATGAGAAACCACAGTCCGTGGTAGAGTATTATAGATTAAAGCAGGTGGACTTTGATGGTGTTTCAGAAACCTTTCAGCCAATCCGGGTGGAAACTTCCAGTGTTATGCCTAAGCATAAGATCTCATTGTACCCATCTGTTGTTGAAAATGGTCAATTGAACATTGTTTCGGATCAGTCTCTTTATATCCATGACCTGTCTGTGTATAGTATGAAGGGTGGGGACATGATATCTGTAGGTAACTCCCAGAGAAGCACTGACAATGCTTATTCGCTTGCTGTAGATCAATTGGCTTCAGGTTTATATGTACTGAAGGTTCAGACGACTGAAGGAGAAACCTTTACCAGTAGATTTGTGGTAAAGTAG
- a CDS encoding T9SS type A sorting domain-containing protein produces MKRHILSILIIILVSFTALAQTRTITGSGDWSDITNWNGLLVGGAIDDNDDVVMNDNIDITIKNGESYTIASLDVSKDGSLTIEVGGILIVTGTVNVDKDFTINVLGDFTIENDLIVAKDLVMNVGTDSNFNVGGDVTLDKDATLDILGEMSVAGSLSSAKDATINVGSSGVLGVAEELNLGAGSVITGAGPVIAGSCTGAACEDGQLNQPVLPITLGAFELEVQNTSILLTWTTLSELNFEYFEIQRADASGTFETIDEVNGHGDSKVAIDYHWVDENPQIGINYYRLVSKDYDGYTEVFPASQTIFEHAYQDLSIYPNPARAGEQINISGISTELVNVKLYSSTGNMIKEISTNAGSFETPTDVKSGIYLVNLEVNGLQKRMRLIIRQ; encoded by the coding sequence ATGAAAAGACATATTCTCAGCATTCTGATCATCATTTTAGTTTCCTTTACTGCTTTGGCACAAACCCGCACAATCACCGGATCGGGTGACTGGAGTGACATTACCAACTGGAATGGATTGCTGGTAGGTGGAGCTATAGATGATAATGATGATGTGGTAATGAACGACAACATCGACATCACGATAAAAAATGGTGAGTCTTATACGATTGCTTCATTAGATGTTTCTAAAGATGGGTCATTGACCATTGAAGTTGGCGGTATACTCATTGTCACGGGAACTGTGAACGTAGACAAGGATTTTACGATCAATGTTCTTGGAGATTTCACTATTGAGAATGACCTGATCGTTGCCAAAGATCTGGTGATGAATGTGGGAACCGATAGCAACTTCAATGTAGGGGGTGATGTTACTCTGGATAAGGATGCAACATTGGACATTCTAGGGGAAATGTCCGTGGCGGGGAGTCTTAGCTCCGCAAAAGATGCTACCATCAATGTTGGATCATCTGGAGTTTTAGGAGTGGCCGAAGAACTCAACCTGGGTGCTGGATCTGTAATTACAGGAGCTGGACCGGTGATCGCTGGTAGTTGCACCGGAGCTGCTTGTGAGGATGGTCAGCTAAACCAACCTGTCTTACCTATCACTCTAGGCGCTTTTGAGCTGGAAGTTCAGAACACCTCCATATTACTCACCTGGACTACACTGAGCGAACTCAACTTTGAATATTTCGAAATTCAGCGGGCAGACGCATCCGGAACATTTGAGACCATCGACGAGGTGAACGGACATGGAGATTCCAAAGTGGCCATTGACTACCACTGGGTGGATGAAAATCCTCAAATAGGGATCAATTACTACCGGTTAGTCTCTAAGGATTATGATGGATATACCGAAGTATTCCCTGCTAGCCAAACTATTTTTGAACATGCCTATCAGGATTTGTCTATTTACCCTAACCCTGCAAGAGCGGGTGAACAAATTAACATATCAGGAATATCAACGGAGCTCGTCAACGTGAAGCTCTACAGCTCTACCGGAAACATGATCAAGGAAATATCAACTAACGCGGGATCTTTCGAAACCCCCACCGATGTGAAATCTGGAATATATCTTGTTAATCTCGAGGTGAATGGTCTTCAGAAAAGAATGAGGCTTATCATTAGACAGTAG